CCCCCCACCATTAGGACAGGGGGTGGATGGCAGTCTTCTTCGATATGCAGGGTTTATCCTTCCCCGTCTTATCCTGTTTTCGGGGGACGACCGGAGGAAGTCGAGAAAATCTTTGATATTCGAGGTTCGGGGGCGTAAGTCCCCCGCTCAGAGTATGAGGAAGGCAGTAGATCAGCGGCTCGTCCCGTGGGACCGGGCAGCGAAGACCTATCGGTCTTCTTGAGCTCACTTCGTCTGCACAGCGAATATCTGTGGTTCTTGATTTCAGATCGAAGAAACGTGAAACCCAACGACTCGCTCGAAGAAAAAACACGCCCCGAAAAAAAGAGAAAAAAATTATCCGATATAGGTCAGTTTTTCTTCTTCCCGCCCTTTTTCCATCTCTTCGTACTTCGCCAGGATCTTCTCCACCTCTGCGGCATGCTCGGCAAGCCGGGTGGCGTCGACCGTGATCCCGAGGAGGCGGCAGAGGACGGCAAGGACTGCGGTTGCGCTCTTCGGGTCGACGACATATCCCGGTGTCTCACCCATCAGGCAGATCCCCTCGATCTCCCGCATGGCAGCAAGGCCGAGAAGCAGACCCGAAGCACCGACGATCCCGCCGGGCTCCTCGCCGGTCATGACGCCGCCGGCGACGACGATCCCTGCGGCAAGGCTCTCGTCGTTGGCCGCCCCGAGGATTCTCGACTCCTCGGTGAGGTGACCGACACCATAGCCGCCGAGGGTGTAGATCCTCTTCACCCCGAGCTCCTCGGCGATGTCAAGGTAGGCCTCGCAGAGGAGGTAATGCCCCTCATTCGAGGTGCTCTGGAAGTCGCCGATCAGGAAAGCGATCGAACGACCCTCGTCGTTCTTCCAGAGGTATACTTCGTTGTTTGGGAGGCGGACCCGGCCGCCGGGTTCGATGAGCACCTGCGGCGGAAGGAAGATGGAGGTGATGTCGACGATCTTCTCTGCCCCGAGTTCCTGGATCATGTGCTCGACGACGAGTTTGCCGACCTGGCCGATGCCCGGCAGTCCTTCGATGAGGACGTCGGCCTTGACCTCTTCTTCGGTTAAAAAGTCGATATTTATGTCATCCATCGTTTTGCCTCTCTCCGGTAGTCACCGTACCGGTCCTGCGGTGAATACCGTGCAGGGTGGGCCGACCGTGTCGGCGACCCGCAGATCGGGCAGGTTAAAAATAGGGTATAGCGGCGGTCATGCTCGCAATACCTGATCCGCCCGCTCATGCACTCTTTGCCTTTTGTTTTCTGACGAACTTGCCGGTGTCGCCCGCCCGCTCCATGACGCCGATCGCGGATCTGGAAGCCTTCTCGATGGCTTTCTCGGCCCGCTTATAGTCCGGGGCGGTGACCTTGACCCGGTAATTCGGCGCACCGAAATAGGTGAGTTCGATATCGACATCGTCGATCTTCGGCTGTGCGCTCCTGAGAGCCCGCCTGATGATGTTCACACCGTCAGGTTTCATCGATGAGAGGACAAGGGTGCCGGTGATCGTCACCTTCGGGATCTTCACGTTCTCGTTGGCGACGACCATCAGAGCGTCGTTGACCTGCTTTGAGAAACCGAATTTTGTGAGGGTCGCTTCGCCGCTTATGACGATATCCTCGAAAGCCGGGTACAGCAGGCCGTAGGAGGAGTAAAAGGCCTCTGTGATCGTATGGAGGTCGGCGCCGGTGTCATTGGCGACAAAACCGATCCACTTCTCGGCCTTCTGCTCGTTCTTCCACTCCTGGATCTTTTCCCGCCTCTGGTGGTCGTTGACGTCCTTGAGGGAGAGATCGATGTGCCCGCGGTCGGCGTCGACATTGAGCACCTTGCAGACGATCTTCTGCCCTTCACGGACAAAGTCGCGGATATGCTTGATCCAGCCGGTGGCGACCTCGGAGATGTGGATGAGCCCTTTCTTGTTCTCGTATTCGTCCAGACGCACAAATGCCACGAAGTCCTTAACGTCCTCTACCGTACAAACGACGAGTTCGCTTTCTTCCGGCCATTCATTCAGTTCATGCATCGGACGGTCTCACTGGAGTTCGGCCTTGATCTCTGCGTTGATCTTTGCCTTCCCGCCGGTCGGCTCGGCGAGCACATGCCCGCAGACCGCACAGTCCACGACCGTGCTGGCCTTCTCGAAGATCACCTGTTCGTTCTCGCAGTCCGGGCACTTGACCCTGAGGAATTTGCTTCTGTTTTCACGGTGCTGACGTACCATATCTCTCACTCCACAATCTCGAATTTGCCTGCTCTCCAGCCTGCACGGAGGTGTGCCTTCCCGCACTTCGTGCAGCGGTACCTGACATTGACCTTCTTGGTCGGCTTGTCGCCGCCGGGCACCTTGGAGTACTTGCCCATGTTACCTACTTTGCCTCTGCGCGCCTTCTGCCGGTCGATCCAGTGCAGGCCGCTGGTGCGTCCCTTTTTCACCTTTTCAACTTCATGCGTCTCGTGCGATCTGCAGAACGGACAGTAGGCCTTGAATTTTGCTGGCATCTTCATGATATAAGCCCCTCGTGATCTCTTTCGGCCCGGTTACGGGCCGTTTCGGCAGTGCCGGAATACGCTTTTCCCCGCGGGAAATCCCAAACCGGCAAAGATCCGGAAGATTTTTTCCGCGGCCATATTCCGAAACTATTCTCTCGAATACCTGTATTATTTGATAAGCCTTATATTTAAGGCTATGTTGCGTTCGCAGAGGACCTCCGCGTTCCCCTTCGGAAGGGTGACGATGTCCTCCTCCTCGAGGGCGTACGTCCGGCCGTCGAGCCCCATGAATCCTGGCACATCCTGCTTCATGAGTACGACGGCGGTTCTGTCTGTGGCTTCGGCTGCGGCTTTCTCTTCGGGTGCCGCCGGCGCCACCGGACCTTCATCCTCAAAGAAGGCCTCCTCCCCGAAATCGAAGGGCGTGCTGCCTTCGGCA
This window of the Methanofollis ethanolicus genome carries:
- a CDS encoding proteasome assembly chaperone family protein, whose amino-acid sequence is MDDINIDFLTEEEVKADVLIEGLPGIGQVGKLVVEHMIQELGAEKIVDITSIFLPPQVLIEPGGRVRLPNNEVYLWKNDEGRSIAFLIGDFQSTSNEGHYLLCEAYLDIAEELGVKRIYTLGGYGVGHLTEESRILGAANDESLAAGIVVAGGVMTGEEPGGIVGASGLLLGLAAMREIEGICLMGETPGYVVDPKSATAVLAVLCRLLGITVDATRLAEHAAEVEKILAKYEEMEKGREEEKLTYIG
- a CDS encoding translation initiation factor IF-2 subunit alpha; the encoded protein is MHELNEWPEESELVVCTVEDVKDFVAFVRLDEYENKKGLIHISEVATGWIKHIRDFVREGQKIVCKVLNVDADRGHIDLSLKDVNDHQRREKIQEWKNEQKAEKWIGFVANDTGADLHTITEAFYSSYGLLYPAFEDIVISGEATLTKFGFSKQVNDALMVVANENVKIPKVTITGTLVLSSMKPDGVNIIRRALRSAQPKIDDVDIELTYFGAPNYRVKVTAPDYKRAEKAIEKASRSAIGVMERAGDTGKFVRKQKAKSA
- a CDS encoding RNA-protein complex protein Nop10: MSGRIRYCEHDRRYTLFLTCPICGSPTRSAHPARYSPQDRYGDYRREAKRWMT
- a CDS encoding 50S ribosomal protein L44e, which codes for MKMPAKFKAYCPFCRSHETHEVEKVKKGRTSGLHWIDRQKARRGKVGNMGKYSKVPGGDKPTKKVNVRYRCTKCGKAHLRAGWRAGKFEIVE
- a CDS encoding 30S ribosomal protein S27e, which translates into the protein MVRQHRENRSKFLRVKCPDCENEQVIFEKASTVVDCAVCGHVLAEPTGGKAKINAEIKAELQ